The region CCTTTTCTAAAGTgctaattttttgtttgaaaaaaatatattatattcttgTATCCAAaacgaagaaaagaagaaggaaaaaaaacacaagtagcATTGAAAGATAAGAAAGAAATAGGATATGGGTGAGAAATGAGGAAAAAAGGATGTTTTGcttataacaaaacaaaaaagactctTTCGTtctaatgataatgataacaaGAAAAAGTCTCTCTATCATAAGATAATCTATCAAATTCTCTCTTATCAGTGTGTTTATATATAACATATTTGAAACCCATGATTTTACTATTAATAtacaaagataaattataaattaaatatttattttactattccatgtaaagtttaaaaaatactcattgaatgtattattaatttattaattatttcaatttcaaaatatcattaaataaatatatatagtctAGGTAGTTTGCCGACAACCATgtgaaatcatattttttatttttcttacaaaaaaagataaaaaaacacaaagaaagcACACATTTTAACCTCCTAAACACAAATTTAACCTTATGagttttaaagtttttagatCTAAATACTCtctttttcccctcttttcttaattttttattattaagtttTCAGATCAAATAGTTCATACTAACGGTTATAAAATTAATGGTTCAGATCTTTGGAATGTTTAATGAGATATTAATGGAAGAGAAAACTTTATTACTTTTGTCTTTGAGGCATGTctcttcatccttttttttttttttttttaaggataataataactaaacattactttgtttttttttaacgttcCAAACAACACTGTTTTACAGTTGCCTGAAGATGTTACTATAATTGTAGTTATCAAACAACATTTATTGCtcattaaagataatttttcttACACGTATATATTTATGacacgattgttttttaaaatatttttttatttaaaaaattattaaaataatatattttttttattttttaaatttatttttactatcagcgcattaaaatgatctaaaatattaaaaaaaatattaatttaaagcaaagaaaaaaatataaaaaattaatttttttaaaattatttttgaaaagcaaaaataaaccgagcttaaaatttaattattatgaattaaaccaattgatatatatatatatatatatatatatatatatatatatatatatatatatatatatatatttggatcaaATATCATGAAACCAAATCGATCACAAAAGAGGATTGTCTTGCAGACAGCTATACAAACTCTTGATGTCATAATATGAGCAGTCCAagtatatattcaattaacataaaataaactataaaaaaacctaattataaGATATAGAACTTATAATTGTAAAgcattcaaataaatataaaaagtgcGATACAAAGTGAAAAATACACTATCATAAATAATCcaaataagaatataatatttttatttttattattaatattatttctatACTTTAATTCGATTGttgaaccataaaaaaaaaaacaaaacacttgaaaattagaaaattaagaaagaCAACGACTTGGCCGTTCGCAGTTAACGAGTTTTGTTAGTTTAGAGTTTACAAAGTCAACAGACGCGTTGGGAAGGACCGAGCCCAACGACGACACTCTCCAAACCGAAGCCCAGATATTTACCAAATTCCTAAATTATCCACAGACAATTTTCTTCTACAAGCAAACAAGCCAAAAAACCGATGGTGACTTTGGTCATTTAATAATTAACCTCTCTCCCTATATATAGAATAAGAAAACAGAACTTTTCCTTACAACTGCCTGCCACCCAATTCACAGAGAAGCCacattactttaattttttaaaaacaaaatattagaaaaagacGCTCCTGAAGTTTAGAGATTGTTGAGGGACGGCTGACGCTATCTGCTTGGCTGATTTTTTTGGGAGAAAAACCCATTtttggagagagaaagaaagtgaGAGAAACGGCTAAATTTACTGGTTTTGCTGCTAGCTAGAAACAAGCGGAGATCGAGGAGGGGAATTTCAAAAGAGGGTTGTTCCGGGGTGTGGATAAAacccatttttttgtttttgatctgAGTTTTAGAgcagaaaaaatagaaaatatttagtaaaaaaaaatgtggtggATGATGAATGAAAATGGCGGCCATTACTGCTCCAAGAAGAGTGATGATATCTGTGAAGATATTTGTGGCCAGGTAATTTCGAACCCATTTTGATGTGTGCAAGATTTCGTTagccttctctctttttttactgatattcgtttttttttttaattctcgtTATGCCATTAAATAGATATTATGTTGTTGGAATTGGGATTTCAtggattttcattttctttgattgatgagtttttgaggttttttattttaatctggGACTTGTTTGAggatttgaaaaaatcaaggatGAGGTTTTTTAAGTTTGAGCATCTGAAATCAGacctttgtttttgtgtttaatgaCTAAGATTATGGAAGCAAATTAAGATGTTGATTAATTTACAATTTGGGTCTTCTCAATTTTTGCCGTCTGGAAACTCTGATCATGAAATGTCTCCAATTTTTATCTGGTTTTCAAGGATAAGTTTTGTGTTTAAGAAGGTAGTAATTATTTAAGATGCGGATTTAATGAGTGATTTTCGTTACATTCTCTCTTCTTTACTGGAATCAAACAGGGCATTACGCTTATaggagaaaatatttatttattgattgatcAGTTTTCTACTAGTGATTGgctttgttttgtgtttcttctTGAAATCATTTCGACTCATATTGTGAACTCCATTAATTTGCAGGACTCAGGGCGAATTTTGAGCATGTCCAGAATCCGGTGTATTCTTCGTGGCATGGATTTAAAGACATATTTGCTTCTGTTTATACTCGTGCCAACCTGTGTCTATGGTATTTACATGCATGGACAGAAGATCTCATCCTTTTTCCGGCCAGTATGGGAATCCCCACCAAAAACGTTCAATGAAATCCCACACTATTATCATGAGAATGTGTCGATGGAGAACCTCTGCAAACTCCATGGTTGGGGAATTCGTGAGTTCCCGAGACGTGTTTATGATGCAGTGTTATTCAGTAATGAATTGGACATCCTTGCTTTGCGATGGAAAGAATTGTACCCTTACATTACACAGTTTGTTCTCCTTGAATCTAATTCAACCTTCACTGGGAAAGAAAAGCTTCTCTATTTTGCCAACCATCGAGATCAGTTTAAATTTGTTGAGCCCAGGTTGACCTATGGAACTATCGGAGGGAGGTTTAAGAAAGGAGAGAACCCATTTATCGAAGAGGCATACCAGCGAGTAGCATTGGACCAACTTATCAAAGTAGCAGGGATTTCTGATGATGACTTGCTTATAATGTCAGATGTTGATGAGATACCGAGCAGACACACTATCAATCTCTTGAGGTGGTGTGATGACACTCCTTCAGTTCTTCATCTCCGGCTGAAAAATTATCTTTACTCTTTTGAGTTTCTCAAGGACATTAAAAGTTGGAGAGCTTCAGTCCACAGATATCAGACAGGCAAGACGCGATATGCACATTATCGCCAGGCAGATGACATTTTGGCAGATGCAGGGTGGCACTGCAGCTTTTGTTTCCGCCGTATAAGCGAGTTTATATTTAAGATGAAAGCTTACAGTCATGTTGATAGAGTCAGGTTCAAACGTTACTTGAACCCTGAAAGAATCCAGAGAGTAATTTGCAAGGGTGCTGATTTATTTGATATGCTTCCTGAGGAGTACACATTCAGGGAAATTATTGGGAAAATGGGACCAATTCCTCACTCCTATTCAGCTGTTCATCTTCCATCATATCTTCTGGAGAACGCTGACAAGTATAAATTTCTCTTGCCTGGGAACTGCTTAAGAGAAAGTGGGTGATTCTCTTGAATACTTCAGTATCTGTTTTTGTAAAGGTTAGGTGGAGATGCAGCTTGTGTAACTCCTTATGAAAGCTTCAACTGAACATTTTCCATCTGTAGCGAGTGACTGATACAGCATGAGTGACTGATACAGCATGCTAGATGTCAAAACTGAATATGGGAAATGTTTGAAGAGTTGGGTAATTTCTTGAGTTTTCTAATGTCACATTATGTAAATAGCTTTCTTCCGGAATTTGGGTTTTATTCAACCTGGAGCTTTACTTTACTGGATGGGGAACTTGCTGTGATGCAAACAGCCTATTTGTCACCGGTTTGTTATGTACTTCCTAGCATTCATATAACCTGACTCTCCAAAAACTCGATAAATATTTTGAGGTTTCAGTGATTTTCCTGTATTGGGAATTTTTGTTCtgatacattttatttttttatgactttaatttcttgatttataCCATCTCGTTTTTACTTAGATCACTTATGTGTTGACTCTCTCATCAGATTTTCATGTTTGTTCTTTATGGACAGCTCTTTTTCTTACCTGACCTTTGTgcaatgaattaaaattttccaTCTAGAGCAGTATTACTTTTTTGCAAGTTGCTATcgcataataaattaataatcttcAATTACTTCCCACATAACTTTCTGAGTCCTTGGCACGTATTAGCATCAAAAGACGGACATGCTGCATGTTTCCGTTTCCATATGTATGCTTACCACCTACTGTCATCTTTTAGATATAATCGTTAAGCTGTCGTTTACTTTGTGTTCATGAGACATGTAGATACCCTTTACTTTTGTCGGGGTTTGCCTTGTAACATGGACATGTCTAATATCTTTTTTCCAAATCTCGTTGATCTTCGAAAGAAACGCCATGCCTGTCTGGCATGGAGGCTGGCAGTTCATACCAAGTTATTCCTTCTTTAGAtgcttgattaattatttagcGGATATACTTATTAGTGCAAATTGCAAGGCCTGATCTTATGTCAACCAACATGGTTGTCTTTGCGTTGCATCTATATTtaaacataaagaaataaaaaatagttgcgACTCTGCTGTGTATAATAATCAATATTTTGCTGGACGGCCAAATACAAAATTTGGTTTTGGCCTCCCGGCCACTGGGATTTAACTGCTGGAGGTCAATGACATCGACATATTTCGTTTGATGAGCCATATTCATTGTTAAAATAACTACATTGGAGGGAGTAGATTGCCTTGAGCAATCCAATAagatatgtttgatttttttgtggtgAGGTAAAAATATCACGAGTGTTGTGGAGGTAACATCAGTAAAAGAAATTTGGACAATATTATTCCCAACTTCTCTAAAATTGCATTTTCTCTAACAAATTCGTATTTCAAAGCTTTTTATTCTTAATGTGATGTTCTTATTGTATGgagtatcttttattttattttattttattcttttcatcttttcttgatTCAATCACAAAATCGACCCTTTTGTTCTTAAAATTTGGAGAGTTTTTGGTAAAATTCTTTTTTGTATATTGTATGTCACGTCACTTTTGCTTATGGATAACATATTTGCGATCAAACTCCATTGCAAATTGTGTttgcaattaaaaaactttCTTGTAGTGCAAGTTCCCATTAGGAAAAAACATTGAAGGAAGAAAGATGTATGATACAATCAAAACCATATCCTACCTTTTGCTTCCTATATATTTTCCTAGCTTTAATACCCCTAAAAGGTAAAATCTTGTTTCCTCAAATTGGGAATAAAGTGGTGAGTGGTGAACTTGCATCATTCAACAATCAACATCCATTATTTAGACCTgcatatatattataacaaaaattaaatgatatagaGAAATCATTGTAAATGGAGAAAGCttttacttgaattgtaataataaattcattttaaatttattatcttttcgcgagcagataaatatttttttggctttcttcGACAAGGATattcaggtttttttaattttcaaatacagTCAAATAACGTTTTTAGCCTCataaaagattagaaaaaaaacttttgtctTTGgaggtattttgatattttgatataggtattttatgtaattaaaaagaCTATGGAGgcgttttagtattttcatgatgtttttgttatttttttttattgaaaagatgTGCGCATGTGTTTCTTACGCCCCAGCGAGTGGGCGGCGCACATGTCATTAAGAAGACAAATCTGGCCATCTGTCATCTAACTGGATGTGCAACCGTGTATTTGTTATTTTGATATAggtattttatgtaattaaaaagaCCATGGAGgcgttttagtattttcatgatgtatttgttttttttttattgaaaagatgTGCGCACGTGTTTCTTACGCCCCAGCGAGTGGGCGGCGCACATGTCATTAAAAAGACAAATCTGGCTATCTGTCATCTAACTGGATGTGCAACCGTGTCTTCTTCCATATGGTGTAGCGCGTGTAGACAAATAATTGTTGGATTACCGTCAGCGAtcgattattctttttttttttgttatttgtcaaatctGGCATGGTTGCCAAACCTATGCGTCTGGGTCTGCAAGACCCACACGCTTaggtcaaaaaatataaatttttttcaaaagcgtaATTGGActccaaaaacaaacactacctCATTCAAgcatgatttttcatttatatgCAATAAAATTTAACTGCAAACTCCTTTTTTTTgtgcaatttattttataaatttgttatattcgaagaggaaataattaaaaaaaatattgagttctaagtgatttatttcaagtcttcaaaaataaacctcccttttttatatgcattgtgaatgaaaatattaattttatatttccatCCACGTgttgaacaattttttaaagtgttcatgtttttttttttaaatttgaaatgttgTTGCATGATCTATGTAACACCCCACCccactagcaagatattgtccaTTTTGGCCCACGGACCTCACGAatttgttcttggcagccacGCATGACCCAAAaacgcgtcttactagtcaaggtgagcatgctCATATAAGACCCTCCCTCTAGTCCTCACCCGCCAATGTTGGATATTACAATCCATCCCCCTTAAAGAGCCCGACGACTCTGTTGGCACCATCGGACAGCTAGTGAGCCAGgctttgataccaaatgtaacacccCTCTCCACTAACAAGGTATTGTTCATTTTAGCCCACGGGCATCATGGatttgttcttggcagccacGCATAGCTCCAAAACGCATTTTACTACTCAAGGTAAGCATGCTAATATAAAGTCCTTCCCCAAGTCCTCACCTGTTaatgtgggatattacaatctAATTATCAAAGTTTGTTACAAGAAGAGTTTATTCTACATT is a window of Populus nigra chromosome 10, ddPopNigr1.1, whole genome shotgun sequence DNA encoding:
- the LOC133705867 gene encoding uncharacterized protein LOC133705867, which encodes MWWMMNENGGHYCSKKSDDICEDICGQDSGRILSMSRIRCILRGMDLKTYLLLFILVPTCVYGIYMHGQKISSFFRPVWESPPKTFNEIPHYYHENVSMENLCKLHGWGIREFPRRVYDAVLFSNELDILALRWKELYPYITQFVLLESNSTFTGKEKLLYFANHRDQFKFVEPRLTYGTIGGRFKKGENPFIEEAYQRVALDQLIKVAGISDDDLLIMSDVDEIPSRHTINLLRWCDDTPSVLHLRLKNYLYSFEFLKDIKSWRASVHRYQTGKTRYAHYRQADDILADAGWHCSFCFRRISEFIFKMKAYSHVDRVRFKRYLNPERIQRVICKGADLFDMLPEEYTFREIIGKMGPIPHSYSAVHLPSYLLENADKYKFLLPGNCLRESG